One Streptomyces umbrinus genomic window, ACCCCGGCGTCCGGCGAGTACCCGATGCCGGTGTACGCGGCCGTGAAGCCGGCGTCCGAGGCCGCGAAGCACAGGTCGGCCGCCGCGGCGAGCCCAAGCCCGGCCCCCGCCGCGCTTCCCTGCACAGCCGTCACCAGGGGCGCGTCGAGACCGGCGAGGATCCGCAGCGCTCCGTGCAGCGCGTCGGTGACCTCGGTGAGGTGCGCGACCAGCCGCTCACCGGAGAGGGCCGCGAACTCCTTCAGGTCGCCTCCGACACAGAAGTGCCGACCCTGCCCGGTGAGCAGCACGGCCCGTGCTCCCGCCCGCTCGCTCTCCCGCGCGGCGTCCAGCAGTGCCCGGGCCATCGCCAGGTCGATCGCGTTGCCGTCCCCGCGGCACATCTCGACGCGCGCCACCCCGTCACCGTCGACCTCGACCGTCACCCTCATCGCGCCGTCCATCCGCCGTCAACGGTGAGCACTTGCCCCGTGCAGTACGAGGACGCGTCCGAGGCCAGATACAGCAACGCCCCGTCCAGTTCGCCCTGTTCACCGCCCCGGCCGAGCATCGTGCCGCGCTCGACCCACCGCCGGGACCGCTCGTCCGCGAACAACTCGTGGGTCATCTCGGTGCGGAACCAGCCGGGGGCCAGGGCGTTGACGCGGATCCCCGACTGCCCCCACTGCCCGGCCAGTTCGCGGGTCAGTCCGACGAGTCCGGCCTTCGACGCGGCGTAGGCGGCACCGCCCATCGGGGCACCGGAGACCAGCCCGAGGACGGACGAGACGTTCACGATGGACCGCGGACGACCGGCGGACGGCGACTCCGCCAGCAGCCGGGCGAGGTGGAAGGCGGCCACCAGATTCACGGCCAGTACGTCCGCGAAGGCGTCGGCGCTCTCGTCCTGGGCCCGTACAGCTCCGGGCGCCCCCGCGTTGTTGACGAGGATGTCGAAGCCTCCGCCGGCCGCGAGCACGGTCTCGGCCAGTCGCACGCGGTCCAGCTCCCGGGAGACGTCGCAGACAACGGGGTGGATGCGCGGATCGTCGTCGGCCAGTTCCTTCAGCCGGTCGGGTCTGCGGGCCGCGGCGAACACCGTGGCGCCGGCGGCGGCCAGGACGGTCGCGAACCGGGCGCCGAGACCTGAGGAGGCCCCGGTGACGACTGCTGTCCGGCCGTGCAGCGAGAACAGGTCCGCGTCCCGGTTCGTCGGGGAGGCCGTCGTCATGCGTCCACCCCGATCGGCAGCACGGTCGCCCCACCGTCCAGGACGAGCGCCTGGCCGGTCATCCACGCCGACGCCTCGGAGGCGAGGAACACCGCGGCGTTCGCCACGTCCTCCACCGTGCCCAGCCTGCGCAACGGCAGCTTCGCGGTGAGGATCGGCTCCCTCGGCTCCCAGACGGCCCGCGCCAGTTCGGTCTTGATCAGACCGGGCGCGATCGCGTTCACCCGCGCCCGCGGCCCGAGTTCGTACGCGAGCTGCCGTGTCATGTGCAGCATCGCCGCCTTCGTGGCGTTGTACCAGCCGATGTGCGGGTCGACGATGAGCCCGCCGACGGAGGCGATGTTGACGACCGCTCCCCCGTGGTCCGCCATCCACGCCCGCCAGGCGCACCGGGTCCAGGCGATCATGCCGTACTGGTTGACCCGTACGGTCTTCTCCGCGCGCGGCAGGTCGAGGTCGAGCAGATCGCCCATGTACGGGTTGGTGGCCGCGTTGTTGACCAGGATGTCGAGGCGGCCGAGCCGTGCCATGGTCTCCTCGGCACAGCGCTCGGCGTCGTCCGGCTCCCCGGCGTTGGCGACCACCTCGTGCACCTCGCCGTCGCCCTTGACGCGGAGCAACTCCTCGCGTGCGACGGCGAGTCCGTCCGGCTTGCGGGCGGCGATCACCACATGGGCCCCCGCCTCCCGGTACGCCTTGGCGATGCCCAGGCCGATGCCCCGGGAACCGCCGGTGATCACGGCGACACGGCCGTTCAGTGCGTATCCGCTCATGCCGACTCCTCGCGGTACTTGGTCAGTTCACGGCGCGCCACGGTCCGCAGATGCACCTCGTCGGGCCCGTCCGCGATCTTCAGCGCCCGGGTGATGGCGAACAGCCGCGCCAGTACGGTGTCGTCACTGACCCCCGCGGCCCCGTGCGCCTGGACCGCCCGGTCGACCACCCGGTGGGCGACCTCCAGCGCGGCCACCTTGATGGCGGCGACCTCGGTACGGGCGGCCGCGTTGCCAGATGTGTCCATCAACCAGGCGGACTTGAGGACCAGCAGCCGCAGTTGCTCGATCTCGATCCGGCTGCGGGCGATCCACTCGCGGACGACACCCTGTTCGGCGAGGGCGCCGCCGAAGGCCGTACGGGTCAGGGTCCGGCGGCACATCAACTCCAGTGCCCGCTCGGCGAATCCGACGGCGCGCATGGCGTAGTGCATGCGTCCGGGTCCCAACCGGCCCTGGGCCAGGGCGAATCCCTCTCCCTCATCGCCCAACAGGCCCGACACGGGCACCCGAACGTCCTCGAAGAGGACATCGCCATGGCCGCAGCGGTCGGTGTAGCCGAACATCGGCAGATCGCGCAGGACGGTGATGCCGGGGGTGTCGCGCGGGATCAGCAGCATGCTCTGCTGCCGGTACGTGGGCGCGTCCGGGTCGGTCACGCCCATGAGGATGATCAGCCGGCAGTCCGGATCGAGGATCCCGGAGGTGTACCACTTGTGGCCGTTGACGACGTACTCGTCGCCGTCACGGGTGATCCGGGTGCGGATGTTGCGTGCGTCG contains:
- a CDS encoding enoyl-CoA hydratase/isomerase family protein, which encodes MRVTVEVDGDGVARVEMCRGDGNAIDLAMARALLDAARESERAGARAVLLTGQGRHFCVGGDLKEFAALSGERLVAHLTEVTDALHGALRILAGLDAPLVTAVQGSAAGAGLGLAAAADLCFAASDAGFTAAYTGIGYSPDAGVSWSLPRLVGPRRAMDLLLTNRRIPAAEALDMGLVSRIVAPERLYEEAAEAASALARGATGAYGSTRRLVAGALSAGFGEHLDAEARQLAAAAVSAEGREGVAAFLAKRRPDFTHAPVP
- a CDS encoding SDR family NAD(P)-dependent oxidoreductase, whose translation is MTTASPTNRDADLFSLHGRTAVVTGASSGLGARFATVLAAAGATVFAAARRPDRLKELADDDPRIHPVVCDVSRELDRVRLAETVLAAGGGFDILVNNAGAPGAVRAQDESADAFADVLAVNLVAAFHLARLLAESPSAGRPRSIVNVSSVLGLVSGAPMGGAAYAASKAGLVGLTRELAGQWGQSGIRVNALAPGWFRTEMTHELFADERSRRWVERGTMLGRGGEQGELDGALLYLASDASSYCTGQVLTVDGGWTAR
- a CDS encoding SDR family oxidoreductase — protein: MSGYALNGRVAVITGGSRGIGLGIAKAYREAGAHVVIAARKPDGLAVAREELLRVKGDGEVHEVVANAGEPDDAERCAEETMARLGRLDILVNNAATNPYMGDLLDLDLPRAEKTVRVNQYGMIAWTRCAWRAWMADHGGAVVNIASVGGLIVDPHIGWYNATKAAMLHMTRQLAYELGPRARVNAIAPGLIKTELARAVWEPREPILTAKLPLRRLGTVEDVANAAVFLASEASAWMTGQALVLDGGATVLPIGVDA
- a CDS encoding acyl-CoA dehydrogenase family protein, with protein sequence MDFGLSPRTDELRSRMAAFMDEYVFPAEPVYDRQLAQAVNPHELPPVMRELKEKARAEGLWNLFLAHGDWGAGLTNLEYAPLAELAGRSVIGPEVFNCSAPDTGNMELLSLFGTPEQQERWLRPLLAAEIRSCFAMTEPEVASSDARNIRTRITRDGDEYVVNGHKWYTSGILDPDCRLIILMGVTDPDAPTYRQQSMLLIPRDTPGITVLRDLPMFGYTDRCGHGDVLFEDVRVPVSGLLGDEGEGFALAQGRLGPGRMHYAMRAVGFAERALELMCRRTLTRTAFGGALAEQGVVREWIARSRIEIEQLRLLVLKSAWLMDTSGNAAARTEVAAIKVAALEVAHRVVDRAVQAHGAAGVSDDTVLARLFAITRALKIADGPDEVHLRTVARRELTKYREESA